The following proteins are co-located in the Limanda limanda chromosome 5, fLimLim1.1, whole genome shotgun sequence genome:
- the fem1c gene encoding protein fem-1 homolog C, giving the protein MDLKTAVFNAARDGKLRLLQKLLENKDGHEVTKLMGEKTNGATPLLMASRYGHLDLVEYLLECCCAPVEAGGSVNFDGETIEGAPPLWAASAAGHLKVVQSLLGHGASVNSTTLTNSTPLRAACFDGHLDIVKYLVEHKADLEVANRHGHTCLMISCYKGHWEIAQYLLEKGADVNRKSVKGNTALHDCAESGSLEIMQMLLQFGASMEQDGYGMTPLLSASVTGHTNIVDYLTTHQKTKHTERIDALELLGATFVDKKRDLLGALKYWKRAMDLRCTDSNNIVHKPEPKQLIMAYDYAREVTNGEELDGLISDPDEMRMQALLIRERILGPQHPDTSYYIRYRGAVYADSGNFERCINLWKYALDMQQSNLDPLSPMTASSLLSFAELFSFMLQDRAKGLLGTSVSFEDLMGILSKSVLEIERAVKQNGPMPPDPAQLSKALSIILHLICLLEKVPCSAEQDHFKKETIYKFLKLQPCGKNGYSPLHLAVDRNTTCVGRYPVCKFPSLTVASILLECGADVNSRDEDDNSPLHIAASNGHPDIMNLLVSGGTHFDSTNAFQQTACDLLDEKELARNVIQPINHTTLQCLAARAIVKHGLVYRGTIPEKLEAFVLLHR; this is encoded by the exons ATGGATTTAAAGACGGCGGTGTTCAACGCAGCCCGGGACGGTAAGCTCCGGCTGCTCCAGAAACTCCTGGAGAACAAAGATGGACACGAGGTGACAAAGTTGATGGGCGAGAAGACGAACGGGGCCACGCCGCTCCTGATGGCGTCCCGCTACGGCCACCTGGACCTGGTGGAGTACCTGCTGGAGTGCTGCTGCGCCCCCGTGGAGGCCGGCGGCTCCGTCAACTTTGACGGGGAGACCATCGAGGGGGCCCCGCCGCTGTGGGCTGCCTCGGCGGCCGGGCACCTGAAGGTGGTCCAGTCCCTGCTGGGCCACGGGGCTTCGGTCAACAGCACCACCCTGACCAACTCCACCCCCCTGAGGGCGGCCTGCTTCGACGGCCACCTGGACATTGTGAAGTACCTGGTGGAGCACAAGGCCGACCTGGAGGTGGCCAACAGACACGGCCACACGTGTCTCATGATCTCCTGCTACAAGGGCCACTGGGAGATCGCCCAGTACCTGCTGGAGAAGGGTGCAGATGTCAACAGGAAAAGTGTAAAAG GCAACACAGCTCTTCATGACTGTGCAGAGTCGGGCAGTTTAGAGATCATGCAGATGTTGCTTCAGTTCGGAGCTTCTATGGAGCAGGATGGCTACGGCATGACCCCCCTTCTATCCGCCAGCGTCACAGGCCACACTAACATCGTAGACTACCTGACAACGCATCAGAAG ACAAAGCACACGGAACGCATTGATGCCCTGGAGCTCTTGGGAGCCACATTTGTGGACAAAAAGAGAGATCTGCTTGGGGCTTTGAAATACTGGAAGAGAGCCATGGACCTCAGGTGCACGGACAGTAACAACATTGTCCATAAACCAGAACCGAAGCAGCTGATCATGGCGTACGACTATGCCAGGGAG GTCACTAATGGAGAAGAGCTGGACGGGCTGATCTCTGACCCGGATGAGATGCGAATGCAGGCTCTGCTCATCCGTGAGAGAATCCTTGGCCCACAGCATCCAGACACGTCCTACTACATCCGTTACCGAGGCGCTGTCTACGCTGACTCTGGGAACTTTGAGCGCTGCATCAATCTGTGGAAATATGCGCTGGACATGCAGCAGAGCAACCTGGACCCCCTCAGCCCCATGACGGCCTCCAGCCTGCTGTCGTTCGCTGAGCTCTTCTCCTTCATGCTGCAGGACCGGGCCAAGGGGCTGCTGGGCACTTCGGTCTCATTCGAGGACTTAATGGGGATCCTGTCCAAGAGTGTGTTAGAAATTGAGCGGGCAGTGAAACAAAATGGACCGATGCCTCCGGACCCTGCCCAGCTCAGCAAGGCCCTGTCAATCATCCTGCACCTCATTTGTCTTTTGGAGAAGGTGCCTTGTAGTGCGGAGCAGGACCACTTCAAGAAGGAAACTATCTATAA ATTCCTGAAGCTCCAGCCGTGTGGTAAGAACGGCTACAGTCCACTTCACCTGGCCGTCGACCGCAACACCACCTGCGTGGGCCGCTACCCCGTCTGCAAGTTCCCCTCCCTCACTGTCGCCTCCATCCTGCTCGAGTGCGGCGCTGATGTAAACAGCCGAGATGAGGATGACAACAG CCCCCTCCACATAGCTGCATCCAATGGTCACCCCGACATCATGAACCTGCTCGTCTCCGGCGGGACTCACTTCGACAGCACCAACGCCTTCCAGCAAACGGCCTGTGACCTCCTGGACGAGAAGGAGCTGGCCAGGAATGTCATCCAGCCCATAAACCACACCACGCTGCAGTGCCTAGCCGCCAGGGCCATTGTCAAGCACGGCCTGGTCTACCGGGGAACCATCCCCGAGAAACTAGAGGCCTTCGTCTTGCTCCACAGATAA